One region of Sphingomonas kaistensis genomic DNA includes:
- the ribH gene encoding 6,7-dimethyl-8-ribityllumazine synthase, with translation MAHILIVEARFYEHLNDLLLAGARAAIEEAGHSHETLTVPGALEVPAAIAMADESGDFDAFVALGVVIRGETYHFEVVCNESARGIMELTLTGMAIGNGILTVENEAQALARADRAQMDKGGGAAAAALAMMALRQRYVG, from the coding sequence ATGGCCCACATCCTGATCGTCGAAGCCCGCTTCTACGAGCATCTCAACGACCTCCTCCTCGCCGGTGCCCGCGCCGCGATCGAGGAGGCCGGCCACAGCCATGAGACACTGACCGTCCCCGGCGCGCTCGAAGTCCCAGCCGCCATCGCCATGGCCGACGAGAGCGGCGATTTCGACGCCTTTGTCGCGCTGGGCGTTGTGATCCGCGGCGAGACCTATCATTTCGAGGTGGTCTGCAACGAAAGCGCGCGGGGGATCATGGAACTGACGCTGACCGGGATGGCGATCGGCAACGGCATCCTGACGGTCGAGAACGAAGCGCAGGCGCTTGCCCGCGCCGACCGCGCGCAGATGGACAAGGGCGGCGGCGCAGCCGCTGCGGCCCTGGCGATGATGGCGTTGCGGCAGCGCTACGTTGGGTGA
- a CDS encoding riboflavin synthase — translation MFTGIITDVGTVRTAQQRGDLRLVIECGYDMGGVDLGASIACSGACLTVVDKGEGWFAVDLSAETVSRTAPGLWQEGARLNLERALRLGDELGGHLVTGHVDGLAEVIGLCPEGDSLRVGLAVPAALGPMLAAKGSVTLDGVSLTVNDVRDVGAQTHFSVNIIPHTAQQTTLAGLSVGRALNVEIDVLARYLQRMVAARAAH, via the coding sequence ATGTTCACCGGCATCATCACCGACGTGGGAACCGTCCGCACCGCCCAGCAGCGGGGCGACCTCCGACTGGTGATCGAGTGCGGCTACGACATGGGCGGGGTCGACCTCGGCGCGTCCATCGCCTGCTCTGGCGCCTGCCTGACCGTGGTGGACAAGGGTGAGGGCTGGTTTGCCGTCGATCTGAGCGCCGAAACCGTGTCCAGAACCGCACCGGGCCTGTGGCAGGAAGGGGCGCGCCTCAACCTCGAACGCGCGCTTCGGCTTGGCGACGAGCTCGGCGGACATCTGGTCACCGGCCATGTCGACGGTCTGGCCGAGGTGATCGGCCTGTGCCCCGAAGGCGACAGCCTCCGCGTCGGGCTTGCCGTACCGGCGGCTCTCGGGCCGATGCTGGCGGCCAAGGGGTCTGTGACGCTCGATGGCGTGTCCCTCACCGTCAACGATGTCCGCGACGTGGGCGCGCAGACCCATTTCAGCGTGAACATCATTCCCCACACCGCGCAGCAGACCACTCTCGCCGGCCTCTCCGTCGGCCGCGCGCTGAACGTGGAGATCGACGTGCTTGCCCGTTATCTGCAGCGGATGGTCGCGGCACGCGCCGCACACTGA
- a CDS encoding energy transducer TonB — translation MLAYAANQRSRRRLSPPTLVMIVAGHAIAIGLLITAKMHVDGLAPPGRTEIYNVPLPPPPPQPVPEAKPQVQRDTVLPPPPDSQIDRIPPVIQSPQPADSFDLGPSINSQVPDIGPALEATLPPPLPPQPQPAIVRVGPRAATPADLLRPPYPESMRRTEAEAVLRLRLSIDARGRVTAVEPLAAADPAFLAAARNHLVRYWRYRPATEDGRAVASVLTITLRFELEE, via the coding sequence ATGCTTGCCTATGCCGCCAACCAGAGGAGCCGGCGCCGGCTCAGTCCTCCCACCCTGGTGATGATCGTCGCCGGACATGCGATCGCGATCGGATTGCTGATTACCGCCAAGATGCACGTCGATGGCTTGGCGCCACCGGGCCGGACCGAGATTTATAACGTCCCGCTGCCGCCGCCCCCGCCGCAGCCGGTGCCCGAAGCCAAGCCGCAGGTGCAGCGTGACACGGTGCTCCCGCCGCCGCCCGACAGCCAGATCGACCGCATCCCGCCCGTGATCCAGTCCCCGCAACCCGCCGACAGCTTCGACCTGGGGCCAAGCATCAACAGCCAGGTGCCCGACATCGGACCGGCGCTCGAAGCCACGCTGCCGCCACCCCTTCCGCCGCAGCCGCAGCCGGCGATCGTCCGGGTCGGCCCGCGCGCGGCGACTCCGGCAGACCTGCTTCGGCCGCCTTACCCCGAATCGATGCGGCGGACCGAGGCCGAGGCGGTGCTTCGACTGCGCCTGTCGATCGATGCCCGCGGGCGGGTGACCGCGGTCGAACCACTCGCCGCCGCCGATCCCGCTTTCCTCGCTGCGGCCCGCAACCATCTCGTCCGTTACTGGCGCTACCGGCCAGCCACCGAGGACGGCCGCGCGGTGGCTTCGGTACTGACCATCACGCTGCGGTTCGAGCTGGAGGAATGA
- the ribB gene encoding 3,4-dihydroxy-2-butanone-4-phosphate synthase, with amino-acid sequence MATDLIERLTAIIETGEISRSGLARAAGLHPNSLRKLGSSDWNPTADTLGRLEKLLAKGTTEVLVGPEAIINEARNGRMFILVDDDDRENEGDLVIPAQMATPDAINFMARHGRGLICLALTKERIDGLGLPLMARTNGTRHETAFTVSIEARTGVSTGISAADRARTIAVAIDANNSSEDLVSPGHVFPLVARPGGVLVRAGHTEAAVDVSRLAGLNPSGVICEIMREDGTMARLDDLIEFARQHSLKIGTIRDLIAYRLRRDHLVERVAATPFDSPSGQEWQAQVFRDKATGAEQLALILGPLNPEEPVMVRMHSLDLFADVLGEPSERGGLLAGAMKMIEEQGSGVVVALHAASPGSLSRAADRRVGKEVEEGEALRSYGIGAQILAALGIHDMILLSNTRHSPVGLSGYGLAIIEERCIGGDA; translated from the coding sequence ATGGCTACCGATCTCATCGAACGACTGACCGCCATCATCGAGACTGGCGAGATCAGCCGGTCCGGACTTGCCCGCGCGGCCGGACTTCACCCCAATTCCCTGCGCAAGCTCGGATCATCCGACTGGAATCCGACCGCCGACACGCTCGGTCGCCTGGAGAAGCTGCTCGCCAAGGGCACCACCGAGGTGCTGGTCGGTCCGGAGGCGATCATCAACGAGGCCCGCAACGGGCGGATGTTCATCCTCGTCGACGACGACGATCGCGAGAATGAGGGCGACCTCGTCATCCCCGCGCAGATGGCCACCCCCGACGCGATCAACTTCATGGCCCGTCACGGCCGCGGGCTGATCTGCCTGGCGCTGACCAAGGAACGGATCGACGGGCTTGGCTTGCCCTTGATGGCGCGGACCAACGGGACCCGCCATGAAACGGCGTTCACCGTCTCCATCGAGGCCCGCACCGGCGTCTCGACCGGGATCAGCGCGGCCGACCGGGCCCGCACCATCGCGGTCGCGATCGATGCCAACAACAGTTCCGAGGATCTGGTCTCCCCCGGTCACGTCTTTCCCCTTGTCGCACGCCCCGGTGGCGTGCTGGTCCGCGCCGGCCATACCGAGGCCGCGGTCGACGTCAGCCGCCTCGCCGGGCTCAACCCTTCGGGGGTGATCTGCGAGATCATGCGCGAGGACGGGACCATGGCCCGGCTCGACGACCTGATCGAGTTCGCGCGGCAGCACAGCCTGAAGATCGGCACGATCCGCGACCTGATCGCCTATCGCCTGCGCCGCGACCATCTGGTCGAACGGGTCGCCGCGACGCCGTTCGACAGCCCGTCGGGGCAGGAGTGGCAGGCCCAAGTGTTTCGCGACAAGGCGACCGGTGCCGAGCAGCTTGCGCTTATCCTCGGCCCGCTAAACCCCGAGGAGCCGGTGATGGTGCGCATGCACAGCCTCGACCTGTTCGCCGATGTCCTTGGCGAGCCGTCGGAGCGGGGCGGTCTGCTGGCCGGTGCGATGAAGATGATCGAGGAGCAGGGTTCAGGCGTCGTGGTGGCGCTTCATGCGGCAAGCCCCGGATCGCTGTCGCGCGCGGCCGACCGCCGGGTCGGCAAGGAAGTGGAAGAAGGCGAAGCGCTGCGCAGCTACGGAATCGGCGCGCAGATCCTCGCGGCGCTGGGAATCCACGACATGATCCTCCTGTCCAACACCCGCCACTCGCCCGTCGGACTCAGCGGCTACGGACTCGCCATCATCGAGGAACGCTGCATCGGGGGAGATGCCTGA
- the gltX gene encoding glutamate--tRNA ligase translates to MTVVTRFAPSPTGRLHVGNIRTALHNFLFARRHGGRFLLRVDDTDRERSTAEAEQAIHADLAWLGLHPHDMVRQSDRFALYERQFEQLRAAGRIYACYETPEELDLRRKILLGRGLPPIYERPEGENTPVEGRAPHWRFRLDHEQPIGWDDLVRGEQKFDPHLLSDPVIRRADGSWLYLLPSVIDDIDLGITHIVRGEDHVSNSAVQLQMFAALGAEPPRLAHEALLVAAEGKLSKRLGAVGVGEMQERGLEPMALLSLLARLGTSQPVEAVADLEPLAASFDFAHFGRAPAHFDMGEVEQLNARLLHAMPFAAVAERVPAWVDEGSWSVLRTALDHVTEIDAWQEVVQGDLAAPDLPAEDRAFLAEAAALAAAVDWSADPWHALTDQLKADTGRKGKALFKPLRLALTGRESGPEMAPLLRLIGRKRSLARLEAGART, encoded by the coding sequence ATGACCGTCGTTACCCGCTTTGCCCCCTCGCCGACCGGCCGCCTGCATGTCGGCAACATCCGCACGGCGCTGCACAACTTCCTGTTCGCCAGGCGGCATGGCGGACGGTTCCTGCTGCGGGTCGACGACACCGACCGCGAGCGCTCGACGGCAGAGGCCGAGCAGGCGATCCATGCCGATCTCGCCTGGCTCGGGCTGCACCCGCACGACATGGTCCGCCAGTCCGATCGCTTCGCCCTCTATGAGCGGCAGTTCGAGCAATTGCGCGCAGCGGGCCGCATCTATGCTTGCTACGAGACTCCGGAGGAGCTCGACCTTCGCCGCAAGATCCTGCTCGGGCGTGGCCTGCCGCCGATCTACGAGCGGCCCGAGGGCGAGAATACGCCGGTCGAGGGCCGTGCACCGCACTGGCGCTTCCGCCTCGACCATGAGCAGCCGATCGGGTGGGACGATTTGGTCCGCGGCGAACAGAAGTTCGACCCGCACCTGCTGTCGGACCCCGTCATCCGCCGCGCCGATGGCAGCTGGCTGTATCTGCTGCCAAGCGTAATCGACGACATCGACCTTGGCATCACCCACATCGTTCGGGGCGAGGACCACGTGTCCAACAGCGCGGTCCAATTGCAGATGTTCGCTGCGCTCGGCGCCGAGCCGCCGCGGCTTGCTCACGAAGCCTTGCTGGTGGCTGCTGAGGGCAAGCTGTCGAAGCGCCTCGGTGCGGTCGGTGTCGGCGAGATGCAGGAGCGCGGGCTGGAGCCGATGGCCTTGCTGAGCCTGCTCGCGAGGCTCGGCACCAGCCAGCCGGTCGAGGCGGTTGCCGACCTCGAGCCACTGGCGGCGAGCTTCGACTTCGCGCACTTCGGGCGTGCCCCAGCGCATTTCGATATGGGTGAGGTCGAGCAGCTGAATGCCCGGCTGCTGCACGCCATGCCGTTCGCCGCGGTGGCCGAACGCGTGCCGGCGTGGGTGGACGAGGGCAGCTGGAGCGTCCTTCGGACCGCGCTCGACCACGTCACCGAAATCGATGCCTGGCAGGAAGTCGTGCAAGGCGACCTTGCGGCCCCCGACCTCCCAGCCGAGGATCGCGCCTTCCTCGCGGAGGCCGCCGCTTTGGCCGCCGCGGTCGATTGGTCGGCCGATCCCTGGCACGCCCTCACCGACCAGCTGAAGGCTGACACCGGCCGCAAGGGCAAGGCGCTGTTCAAGCCGCTGCGGCTGGCACTGACGGGCCGGGAAAGCGGACCCGAGATGGCGCCCCTGCTACGGCTGATCGGGCGCAAGCGCAGCCTCGCGCGGCTGGAAGCCGGCGCCAGGACCTGA
- a CDS encoding LolA family protein, protein MFQHLNPRLVGVAAMLSLAAPAAIAQQATPLKAVEQSLAATSSMTARFTQSDGRGRTQSGTLSLQRPGKIRFEYGAGANMVMVGDGKNLTFVDYEVGQKSAWPIARSPLAVLLSPQPNLGRIARVEPQTNPGVVIVRARDARRPEFGTLLLAFSKNSAAPGGLMLEGWTAIDAQNKRTTVKLDGQRYNVAIPAGAFTYREPVKRGR, encoded by the coding sequence ATGTTTCAGCACCTCAACCCGCGCCTGGTCGGCGTTGCTGCAATGCTGTCGCTTGCGGCACCCGCCGCCATCGCCCAGCAGGCGACCCCGCTCAAGGCGGTCGAGCAGAGCCTTGCCGCGACCAGCAGCATGACCGCGCGTTTCACGCAGTCGGACGGCCGTGGCCGCACCCAGTCGGGCACGCTCAGCCTGCAGCGTCCCGGCAAGATCCGCTTCGAATATGGCGCGGGCGCAAACATGGTGATGGTCGGCGACGGCAAGAACCTGACCTTCGTCGATTACGAGGTGGGCCAAAAGTCGGCCTGGCCGATCGCGCGCTCGCCGCTGGCGGTGCTGCTGTCGCCGCAGCCGAACCTGGGGCGGATCGCTCGGGTCGAGCCGCAGACCAACCCCGGCGTGGTGATCGTCCGCGCCCGTGATGCACGCCGTCCGGAATTCGGCACCTTGCTGCTTGCCTTCTCCAAGAACAGCGCGGCGCCGGGTGGACTGATGCTGGAAGGGTGGACCGCGATCGACGCGCAGAACAAGCGCACCACTGTCAAGCTGGATGGCCAGCGCTACAATGTGGCCATCCCCGCCGGTGCCTTCACCTATCGCGAGCCCGTCAAGCGGGGTCGCTAA
- the ribD gene encoding bifunctional diaminohydroxyphosphoribosylaminopyrimidine deaminase/5-amino-6-(5-phosphoribosylamino)uracil reductase RibD: MAEAARLGAAARGTTAPNPNVGCLIVGADGDIVGQGATAPGGRPHAESIALALAGERASGATLYTTLEPCNHRSPRGPTCTDLILASGVAAVVAAIEDPDPRTAGEGLQRLRGAGIDVRLGPGADLARDGMAGWLTRQALGRPRITLKLALSIDGKIALPSGESKWITGEDARAHVHLERAHCDMILVGRGTLAADRPKLDVRLPGLEERSPRRALLSRGEPVEGWEMLRSPADVFRLHDVNDLLVEGGSSTATAFLAEDLVDRILLYRAPIIIGEGRQSVGYIGLDAIGDAHGRWEPRDGRQLGIDRLEVYERVRSEEN, encoded by the coding sequence ATGGCGGAGGCGGCCCGGCTGGGTGCCGCCGCGCGTGGAACGACGGCTCCCAACCCCAACGTCGGTTGCCTGATCGTCGGCGCCGATGGCGACATTGTCGGCCAGGGCGCGACGGCCCCCGGCGGACGGCCCCATGCCGAATCCATCGCCCTCGCCCTTGCCGGCGAGCGCGCGTCCGGCGCGACGCTCTACACAACGCTAGAACCGTGCAATCACCGCAGCCCGCGGGGGCCGACGTGCACCGACCTGATCCTCGCCAGCGGCGTCGCCGCAGTGGTCGCGGCGATCGAGGATCCTGATCCGCGCACCGCGGGCGAGGGGCTGCAGCGTCTTCGCGGCGCCGGGATCGACGTCCGCCTTGGCCCGGGCGCCGACCTGGCCCGCGACGGCATGGCCGGCTGGCTCACGCGGCAGGCGCTCGGGCGCCCCCGCATCACCCTCAAGCTCGCGCTGTCGATCGACGGCAAGATCGCGCTTCCCTCGGGCGAATCAAAGTGGATCACCGGCGAGGACGCGCGCGCCCATGTTCACCTCGAACGCGCCCATTGCGACATGATCCTGGTCGGGCGCGGCACGCTGGCGGCCGATCGGCCCAAGCTCGACGTGCGACTTCCCGGGCTCGAGGAACGCTCCCCGCGCCGCGCCTTGCTCAGCCGCGGCGAGCCCGTCGAGGGGTGGGAGATGTTGCGCTCACCGGCCGACGTCTTCCGGCTTCATGACGTCAACGACCTGCTGGTCGAAGGCGGTTCGTCCACCGCCACTGCCTTCCTCGCCGAGGACCTGGTCGACCGCATTCTCCTCTACCGCGCGCCCATCATCATCGGCGAGGGGCGGCAGAGCGTCGGCTATATCGGGCTCGACGCGATCGGCGATGCGCATGGCCGGTGGGAGCCGCGCGACGGGCGCCAGCTTGGCATCGACCGGCTCGAAGTCTACGAGCGCGTCCGCTCCGAGGAAAACTGA